A region of the Corynebacterium endometrii genome:
CGGACGCCTCCGGCGACCCGAAGCGCTTCATCAACACCCACTTCGCCAACCGCGTATGGGTCAAGAACATCGTCGAGATCATGCCGAACCCGGAGACGGACCTGAAGTACCGCGACATTATCGAGGAGTTCGCCCACGAGGCTGACCTCGCACCCGTCGTGCTGAAGAAGGAGCAGCGCGCCTACCTGCTCAACACCATGATGGTCCCGTTCCTGCAGGGAGCGCAGTACCTCTACGTCAACGATGTCGCTGACGTCGACCAGATTGATAAGGACTGGCGCATCGCCATGGGCACCGATATGGGCCCGTTCGAGATCATGGACATAATCGGCCTGCGCTCCATCGTTAACGTTGCTGAGGGTTCCGGCGAGGATCAGCCGGAGTGGAAGAAGAAGTTCACCGAGATCGCCAAGCAGATGATCGAGGAAGGTCGCTCCGGCCAGGGCGACGGCGAGGGCTTCTACAAGTACGACGAGGACGGCAACAAGATCGCGAAGTAACCCACCCGCGGTAGGGGTGCCGACATGCTGATTTGCCGGATAGCCGGGGCGTGTTCTATCTTTTAGGAGTCGCAAACGACAGATAGAACGCGCCCCGTTCGTCTAGCGGCCTAGGACGCCGGCCTCTCACGCCGGTAACACGGGTTCAAATCCCGTACGGGGTACAATTAGCGCCCGGGAAACCGCACGCTGTTAAACGAGGTAGTTAGTGATTATTCACTGACTACCTCGTTTGCGTTTTCCCACTCGATGTGGACTTTGGGATAGTGGCTAAGTGCGCTGTGCTCGGCAGTTGGAGGGGATGGATTAAAGGCCAGTATGCGTTCCGCTATTGGAAATGCCCCTATCGGAATGTGGCGTACTGAGAGCCGGGATGCCATTGAGGGTTTCTCCGCAGCTGAGCCTGGGACGCTATCTAACGCTCGGTTAGGGGTCAAGAGTTAGCGCGGCCTGTACCCGTGGGGCTAAATTGTAGGAACGCGCGGCCCTGCGAAACCCAATCGAACTGGTCCCATCCGAGCTATCCCAATTGAAGGTTGCCCCTGGGCTCCCTGTGGGCGCCGCGTCGGCGCGGTGGGAGAGCGGGGCGTGATTGAGGGGGTGCTGCGGGAAGGGCGCGGGGACAACCCGCAGCCCGGAAGAGCGGGCGTTGCTGCGGTTCCTGCTTGGGCAAGTCTCATACGCGCCGCTTCCTGCAATTGATTTAGCTCCCGGGCGCGGGTTATCTGGCTAGCTCTTAATCGGAGCCTGAGCCGTCATGACCGGCCAAGAGAGAGGCGAAATCAGTCACGTTGGCGTCCACGGTGGTATTCGTGCTTTCCCTCTTTGGCTTGTTGCCCGCGCTCGTGCCGGATTTCTCCGCGGCATCGAAATCGGGCCCAAATCCCGCCACAGAATCGCGCACATCGACGATACGCTCCGCGAGCTCGCGGGCGGCGCGGATGATTCTCGGATCTAGATCGGAATCTTGGCCGAAATCCTCGGTTGCGGCGAAGACCGCGGTGGGCATTGTGCTTGCGCGAAGGTAGCTAAAGAGCGGCCGGAGCGCGTAATCCAACACCAAGGAATGGCGAGCGGTGCCGGCCGTGGCGGCAATCAGGACCGGCACGCCGGTCAACGCATGATGGTCAAGGGCATCGAAAAACATCTTGAAAACGCCGGAATAGGAAGCATTAAACACCGGGGAGGCAGCGATTAAGGCATCGGCTTCCGCTACCGTATCGAGGCTGGCGCGGAGTCTTTCGTTATAAATTCCGGTGGACATTGCGGTAGCCAAATCCATGACAACGTCATTGGTATCAACATACGTTACGTCCAGTCCTTCACCGCGTTTGGATACCTGCGCGCTCACCGACTCGGCGATTCGCTCGGCAAGCATGCGCGTAGATGAGGGGTTCGATAGGCCGCCATTGACAACAACTAATTTCTTCATGATTTAGCTCCGGGTCTCCTTCACAGATTGTTCCACGCGTTTCTCGGCCGGGCGGATTTTCAGGTGAGGCGAGTCCGGCCCCTCGGCAACGAGCGTGGCATGGGTTGGCGGATCTGACGGCACGTGCGATGGGCGGCGTGCCTCAAACTCCTTGCGCAGCACCGGCACGATTTCCTTTCCGAGGATCTCCACCTGCTCGAGCGCCATCTCCAGTGGAAGGCCGGCATGGTCTAGGAGGAATAGCTGGCGCTGGTAATCGCCAATTTCGTCGGCGTAGCTTAAGTAGCGTTCGATGATCTGCTCGGGGGTGCCTACGGTCAGTGGGGTAATACGCTCAAATTCCTCCAGTGATGGACCATGGCCATAGACCGGCGCGTTATCGAAGTAGGGGCGGAAGGTGTCCTTGGCCTTCTTCTCAGTCTCTGCCGCGAAGAATTGCCCGCCTAGGCCAACGATAGCCTGGTCTGCCGAACCGTGGCCGTAATGCTCGAAGCGCTGGCGGTAGAGGTTGACCATGGCCCTGGTGTGCTCAATGTTCCAGAAGATATGGTTATGGAAGAATCCGTCGCCGTAGAACGCGGCCTGCTCCGCGATTTCGGTGGAGCGAATGGAGCCGTGCCAAACGAACGGTGCCACGCCGTCGAGGGGGCGTGGGGTAGCGGTGAACTGTTGCAAAGGGGTGCGGAATTGGCCGGACCAGTTCACGTTTTCCTCGCGCCACAGGGTGCGCAGGAGGTGGTAATTCTCTACCGCTAGGGCAATGCCCTGGCGGATGTCCTTGCCGAACCATGGGTAGACGGGGCCGGTGTTTCCGCGTCCCATAATGAGATCCACGCGCCCGTTGGCTAAGTGCTGAAGGTAGGCGTAATCCTCCGCGATGCGGACGGGGTCTGTGGTGGTGATAAGCGTGGTGGACGTTGAGAGCTGAATGTTCTGCGTCTGTGCAGCAATATTAGCCAGAAGCACCGGTGGGTTGGCGGGGGCTGCGAAGGGCGGGTTGTGGTGCTGGCCAGTCGCAAAAACGTCGAGGCCAACCTCTTCGGCCTTCTTGGCCAAGGCCACGGTTGATTTAATGCGCTCGTGCTCCGTCGGTGTCCTACCGGTTGTTGGATCTGTAGTGACGTCTCCGATGGTAAATATTCCGAATTGCATAGTCCCCACGTTAACCCCGTGATGTTGATGCGTCAACAAAAATTTAAACTAAAACCGGGAGGAAGTTTCTGCTGGTGTGAGCCGTGCGTAGACGGGGAA
Encoded here:
- a CDS encoding 3-hydroxyacyl-CoA dehydrogenase; this encodes MDTHNENFHYSKGSVMTDIKNVSVIGAGVLGAQIAFVIAHAGFKVTAWDINDDAVEAAKGRFNSIGKFMIADLDTASEESVAKAHENLSLTTDMEAAVAEADIIIEAVPEKLDLKRSTWEKLGKAAPSHTIFCTNTSSLLGSEIADASGDPKRFINTHFANRVWVKNIVEIMPNPETDLKYRDIIEEFAHEADLAPVVLKKEQRAYLLNTMMVPFLQGAQYLYVNDVADVDQIDKDWRIAMGTDMGPFEIMDIIGLRSIVNVAEGSGEDQPEWKKKFTEIAKQMIEEGRSGQGDGEGFYKYDEDGNKIAK
- a CDS encoding FMN reductase; amino-acid sequence: MKKLVVVNGGLSNPSSTRMLAERIAESVSAQVSKRGEGLDVTYVDTNDVVMDLATAMSTGIYNERLRASLDTVAEADALIAASPVFNASYSGVFKMFFDALDHHALTGVPVLIAATAGTARHSLVLDYALRPLFSYLRASTMPTAVFAATEDFGQDSDLDPRIIRAARELAERIVDVRDSVAGFGPDFDAAEKSGTSAGNKPKRESTNTTVDANVTDFASLLAGHDGSGSD
- a CDS encoding CE1758 family FMN-dependent luciferase-like monooxygenase yields the protein MQFGIFTIGDVTTDPTTGRTPTEHERIKSTVALAKKAEEVGLDVFATGQHHNPPFAAPANPPVLLANIAAQTQNIQLSTSTTLITTTDPVRIAEDYAYLQHLANGRVDLIMGRGNTGPVYPWFGKDIRQGIALAVENYHLLRTLWREENVNWSGQFRTPLQQFTATPRPLDGVAPFVWHGSIRSTEIAEQAAFYGDGFFHNHIFWNIEHTRAMVNLYRQRFEHYGHGSADQAIVGLGGQFFAAETEKKAKDTFRPYFDNAPVYGHGPSLEEFERITPLTVGTPEQIIERYLSYADEIGDYQRQLFLLDHAGLPLEMALEQVEILGKEIVPVLRKEFEARRPSHVPSDPPTHATLVAEGPDSPHLKIRPAEKRVEQSVKETRS